The Ciona intestinalis unplaced genomic scaffold, KH HT000103.2, whole genome shotgun sequence genome contains a region encoding:
- the LOC100176421 gene encoding uncharacterized protein LOC100176421 isoform X3, with amino-acid sequence MKVSVALIALLFGYAYAQVAYVDTWPANDQAPAGARGVVGYNEIGNGTCTLKFPDAVYWFHIFDGDIVPSKSSVSEGLYAITAPNKDWQDTGNFSFVVNFFFETFNASQILWSCDVSDSSPLSVESFPNNMEQNYTRARITDLNMTDQTKIILTLPDSVDNFGVDAPAVVEAVNGNAYTIGNFGVQKEFRFEFNYLTRWFSASEITLSSVEGAEEEEEI; translated from the exons ATGAAAGTTTCAGTTGCACTTATTGCTCTTCTCTTCGGCTATGCTTATGCTCAAg TTGCATACGTTGATACATGGCCAGCTAATGACCAAGCACCAGCTGGAGCCCGAGGTGTTGTAGGTTATAACGAGATCGGGAACGGAACTTGTACCTTGAAGTTTCCAGATGCTGTCTACTGGTTCCAT aTTTTCGACGGAGACATCGTGCCATCAAAGTCTAGCGTCTCCGAAGGATTATACGCGATCACCGCACCAAATAAGGATTGGCAAGACACTGGAAACTTTTCATTTGTCGTTAACTTTTTCTTTGAAACCTTTAACGCCTCCCAAATTTTGTGGAGCTGTGACGTCAGCGATAGTAGCCCAC TTTCAGTTGAGTCATTCCCAAACAACATGGAGCAGAACTACACCCGAGCACGAATCACAGATTTGAACATGACCGACCAAACCAAGATTATCCTTACACTTCCTGACTCTGTAGATAATTTCGGG GTTGATGCTCCAGCAGTTGTAGAAGCTGTAAACGGGAATGCTTATACCATCGGTAACTTTGGGGTTCAAAAAGAG TTCCGTTTCGAGTTCAACTACTTGACAAGATGGTTCTCTGCAAGTGAGATCACTCTCTCCTCCGTGGAAGGAGCcgaagaggaagaagaaatttaa
- the LOC100176421 gene encoding uncharacterized protein LOC100176421 isoform X1, whose translation MKVSVALIALLFGYAYAQVAYVDTWPANDQTPAGARGVVGYNEIGNGTCTLKFPDAVYWFHMFDGDIVPSKSSVSEGLYAITAPNKDWQDTGNFSFVVNFFFETFNASQILWSCDVSDSSPLSVESFPNNMEQNYTRARITDLNMTDQTKIILTLPDSVDNFGVDAPAVVEAVNGNAYTIGNFGVQKEFRFEFNYLTRWFSASEITLSSVEGAEEEEEETSRKRRNAHF comes from the exons ATGAAAGTTTCAGTTGCACTTATTGCTCTTCTCTTCGGCTATGCTTATGCTCAAg ttgcaTACGTTGATACATGGCCAGCTAATGACCAAACACCAGCGGGAGCCCGAGGTGTGGTCGGTTATAACGAGATCGGGAACGGAACTTGTACCTTGAAGTTTCCAGATGCTGTCTACTGGTTCCAt ATGTTTGACGGAGACATCGTGCCATCAAAGTCTAGCGTCTCCGAAGGATTATACGCGATCACCGCACCAAATAAGGATTGGCAAGACACTGGAAACTTTTCATTTGTCGTTAACTTTTTCTTCGAAACCTTTAACGCCTCCCAAATTTTGTGGAGCTGTGACGTCAGCGATAGTAGCCCAC TTTCAGTTGAGTCATTCCCAAACAACATGGAGCAGAACTACACCCGAGCACGAATCACAGATTTGAACATGACCGACCAAACCAAGATTATCCTTACACTTCCTGACTCTGTAGATAATTTTGGAGTAGACGCTCCAGCAGTTGTAGAAGCTGTAAACGGAAATGCTTATACCATCGGTAACTTTGGGGTTCAAAAAGAG TTCCGTTTCGAGTTCAACTACTTGACACGATGGTTCTCTGCAAGTGAGATCACTCTCTCTTCCGTGGAAGGAGctgaagaggaagaagaagaaacttCAAGAAAACGACGAAATGCTCACTTTTAA
- the LOC100176421 gene encoding uncharacterized protein LOC100176421 isoform X2 produces MSLKVIAVLSLLFGITYAQVAYVDTWPANDQAPAGARGVVGYNEIGNGTCTLKFPDAVYWFHIFDGDIVPSKSSVSEGLYAITAPNKDWQDTGNFSFVVNFFFETFNASQILWSCDVSDSSPLSVESFPNNMEQNYTRARITDLNMTDQTKIILTLPDSVDNFGVDAPAVVEAVNGNAYTIGNFGVQKEFRFEFNYLTRWFSASEITLSSVEGAEEEEEI; encoded by the exons ATGTCCTTAAAAGTTATTGCAGTTCTGTCTCTTCTTTTTGGAATTACCTACGCCCAAG TTGCATACGTTGATACATGGCCAGCTAATGACCAAGCACCAGCTGGAGCCCGAGGTGTTGTAGGTTATAACGAGATCGGGAACGGAACTTGTACCTTGAAGTTTCCAGATGCTGTCTACTGGTTCCAT aTTTTCGACGGAGACATCGTGCCATCAAAGTCTAGCGTCTCCGAAGGATTATACGCGATCACCGCACCAAATAAGGATTGGCAAGACACTGGAAACTTTTCATTTGTCGTTAACTTTTTCTTTGAAACCTTTAACGCCTCCCAAATTTTGTGGAGCTGTGACGTCAGCGATAGTAGCCCAC TTTCAGTTGAGTCATTCCCAAACAACATGGAGCAGAACTACACCCGAGCACGAATCACAGATTTGAACATGACCGACCAAACCAAGATTATCCTTACACTTCCTGACTCTGTAGATAATTTCGGG GTTGATGCTCCAGCAGTTGTAGAAGCTGTAAACGGGAATGCTTATACCATCGGTAACTTTGGGGTTCAAAAAGAG TTCCGTTTCGAGTTCAACTACTTGACAAGATGGTTCTCTGCAAGTGAGATCACTCTCTCCTCCGTGGAAGGAGCcgaagaggaagaagaaatttaa
- the LOC100178732 gene encoding dipeptidyl peptidase 4, translating into MLRLKLFVAGTSAVALLITLLVVYQDSGFSEIKSQEIRKSLVENRAGKTKFTFNDIFGSKFSYKSVNPRWVSDHMYIIQAANKDIILKCAMDQHEFLIMPGAIYTDKGARSYQVSASQNFVLLLTDYVKGWRHSYNGTYIVYDVNQDMIRDDITFPSDVQYITWSPVGDAVAYVYDFDIYYRADVNDTTTNDIRITDDGSANSVYNGIPDWVYEEEMISTNNVIYFSPDGGKLAYAQFNDTECSHIQFSRYDSKQYPEMIDVSYPKAGTTQPTNKVYVYDIASGSNNEAIPPTTLSSGDYLFSRAVWANESRVAVTWCNRLQTWSMMVMCDITADGSMTCPSVPQFEHKTTTGWLYQRRPYWIPVFGQSAEEYFVVLPNNKWQHLARADNTGNKEFLTEGEYTVTSYSASYPAVEFYKSANDYVYFLSTFDGTENRQVYRRKGRLLPTMSAAEPPECITCPLRTEYPERCNIATSSFSKGGSRVVIACRGEGAPLYIQFTVNHTATDPANVLIDKVLLEENLDLVDNIAATEMPVKSYGNIDSKTGYKFRYERLDPPNFDVNKKYPLLIEVYAGPGYQNVDAFWSRSWGSAYVPAGLGVILVRIDGRGSNFYGDEFMHEVYQGLGQKEIEDQIEAAEYFGKLPEVDSSKIAMWGWSYGGFATSHALGLNTGILKCGMAVAPLVDWRYYDTIYAERYMGLPAINTDGYDKANIINKAENFPQSSYYLIHGTADDNVHFQNSAQLSKALVENDIRFNNFFYADQDHSINVGNAYTHVYKVLTRQLCQCFNLQVPDDVWN; encoded by the exons ATGCTGCGGCTTAAGTTGTTTGTTGCGGGAACGTCGGCTGTCGCCTTACTCATCACACTACTTGTAGTGTATCAAGATTCAG GATTCAGTGAAATTAAATCACAAGAAATTCGAAAATCTTTGGTGGAAAATCGGGCCGggaaaacaaagtttacatttaatgatatttttggATCGAAGTTTAGCTACAAGTCGGTTAATCCAAGATGGGTATCGG ATCACATGTACATTATTCAAGCCGCCAATAAAGACATCATATTAAAATGTGCCATGGATCAACATGAATTTCTCATCATGCCAGGAGCAATTTAT ACAGACAAGGGCGCTCGTTCCTACCAAGTCTCCGCCTCCCAAAACTTCGTGCTCTTATTAACCGATTACGTAAAG GGTTGGAGACATTCTTACAACGGAACATACATTGTGTATGACGTCAATCAgga TATGATCCGAGATGACATTACATTCCCAAGTGATGTTCAATATATCACTTGGTCTCCGGTGGGCGATGCTGTG GCTTATGTTTACGACTTCGACATTTATTACCGAGCTGATGTCAACGACACTACAACGAATGATATCAGAATTACTGACGACGGAAGTGCGAATTCTGTTTACAATGGAATTCCAGACTGGGTATACGAAG AGGAAATGATTTCGACCAACAACGTAATCTACTTTTCACCGGACGGAGGAAAGTTGGCGTATGCTCAGTTCAATGACACTGAATGTTCTCATATTCAATTCTCCCGTTATGATTCCAAGCAATACCCAGAGATGATTGACGTATCTTACCCCAAG GCAGGCACAACACAAccaacaaataaagtttacgTTTATGATATTGCATCGGGAAGTAACAACGAAGCAATACCACCAACAACATTATCATCAGG AGACTATCTGTTCAGCCGGGCAGTATGGGCAAATGAGTCACGTGTTGCAGTCACGTGGTGTAACCGATTACAAACTTGGAGCATGATGGTGATGTGTGACATTACGGCTGATGGAAGCATGACGTGTCCAAGT GTTCCACAGTTCgaacacaaaacaacaaccgGTTGGTTATACCAGAGACGGCCATATTGGATTCCTGTGTTTGGCCAAAGTGCAGAAGAATACTTCGTTGTTCTGCCAAACAATAAATGGCAGCATTTGGCAAGAGCAGATAAC ACTGGAAACAAGGAATTCCTAACTGAAGGAGAATATACCGTGACATCATATAGCGCATCCTACCCAGCGGTTGAGTTTTACAAGAGCGCAAACGACTACGT GTATTTTCTTTCTACGTTCGATGGAACAGAGAATCGTCAAGTGTACAGAAGGAAAGGAAGGCTGTTGCCCACCATGTCCGCTGCCGAACCACCAGAGTGCATAACATGTCCGCTCAGAACTGAATATCCGGAGAGGTGTAATATTGCTACGTCGTCATTCAGCAAAGGTGGCAGTCGCGTTGTCATTGCATGCAGAG GTGAAGGAGCGCCTCTTTACATTCAGTTTACGGTCAACCACACAGCAACGGACCCTGCTAATGTCCTGATCGACAAAGTTCTGTTGGAAGAGAATTTGGATCTTGTAGACAATATAGCAGCAACAGAAATGCCGGTGAAATCGTATGGCAATATTGATAGCAAAACAGGATACA AATTCCGTTACGAACGCTTGGACCCTCCAAATTTCGATGTCAACAAGAAATACCCTCTGCTAATTGAAGT tTATGCTGGACCAGGATACCAGAACGTTGACGCCTTTTGGTCAAGAAGTTGGGGTTCAGCATACGTTCCTGCGGGGTTGGGTGTCATACTTGTAAGAATCGATGGACGAGGTTCTAACTTTTATG GGGATGAATTCATGCACGAAGTTTACCAAGGACTTGGGCAAAAAGAAATCGAAGATCAAATTGAGGCTGCCGA GTACTTCGGAAAACTCCCCGAAGTTGATTCTAGCAAGATAGCCATGTGGGGCTGG TCATATGGGGGCTTTGCAACATCTCATGCGCTTGGATTAAACACAGGAATTCTGAAATGCGGGATGGCTGTAGCGCCTCTGGTGGATTGGAGATACTACG acACAATATATGCTGAAAGGTACATGGGTCTACCAGCCATAAATACAGATGGTTACGATAAAgcaaacataataaacaaagctGAAAACTTCCCTCAGTCAAGTTACTACTTGATACACGGAACAGCAGATG ATAATGTTCATTTCCAAAACTCTGCGCAACTATCTAAGGCATTGGTGGAGAATGATATTCGCTTTAACAACTTC TTTTATGCTGACCAAGACCATTCAATTAACGTTGGCAACGCATATACCCACGTGTACAAGGTTCTAACACGACAGCTGTGTCAATGTTTCAATCTACAAGTTCCCGACGATGTTTGGAATTAG
- the LOC100186634 gene encoding uncharacterized protein LOC100186634 isoform X3 produces the protein MPTMAAPLSPVAGGCWIYKIVLSVALTVLVLLVFAALVVIIRWRLRKSRINRRCQKASGMITIGRARDRRNPVGEIKVTSGMLNNNNRPTLNAIHETNSCPVVIPTINVIANDDKTESMTSQDMTYAHIRRSKARGQSRLASPLSRASKPSGEYADLIDTLDQESISSKPKPSPALGASTPVGLGNPGKRNPNTEETYISPVQYRVPNLVDSAEVFDNDRGFRNRLANETTRK, from the exons ATGCCAACAATGGCTGCACCATTATCGCCTGTTGCTGGTGGGTGTTGGATTTATAAAATCGTGCTTTCTGTTGCTTTAACTGTGTTGGTACTCCTTGTTTTTGCTGCATTGGTCGTTATTATCCGGTGGAGATTGCGTAAATCAAGGATCAATAGAAGGTGTCAAAAAGCGTCTGGAATGATTACTATTGGAAGAGCAAGAGATCGGCGCAATCCAGTTGGAGAAATTAAA GTTACATCTGGAATGCTTAACAACAACAATCGACCGACACTAAACGCTATTCATGAAACGAATTCGTGTCCCGTGGTTATTCCAACCATTAACGTCATTGCCAACGATGACAAAACAGAGTCGATGACATCACAGGATATGACGTATGCCCATATACGCCGTAGTAAAGCGAGGGGTCAAAGTCGTTTAGCTTCTCCACTTTCGAGAGCATCAAAACCTTCGGGAGAATACGCAGACTTAATAGACACATTAGACCAAG AATCTATTTCTTCCAAACCAAAACCAAGTCCCGCTCTTGGTGCGAGTACACCTGTAGGGTTGGGGAATCCCGGGAAACGAAATCCCAACACTGAAGAGACTTACATAAGCCCAG TTCAATACAGAGTACCAAACCTCGTCGATTCTGCCGAAGTTTTTGACAACGATCGTGGATTTAGAAACCGACTCG CCAATGAaacgacgagaaaatag
- the LOC100186634 gene encoding uncharacterized protein LOC100186634 isoform X1: MPTMAAPLSPVAGGCWIYKIVLSVALTVLVLLVFAALVVIIRWRLRKSRINRRCQKASGMITIGRARDRRNPVGEIKVTSGMLNNNNRPTLNAIHETNSCPVVIPTINVIANDDKTESMTSQDMTYAHIRRSKARGQSRLASPLSRASKPSGEYADLIDTLDQESISSKPKPSPALGASTPVGLGNPGKRNPNTEETYISPVQYRVPNLVDSAEVFDNDRGFRNRLASAFTAIPRRISSTFSALGSSLPVVTPSNSPRLTSSGNDAMYLSFHDGSGLTPGSRTDGKQ, encoded by the exons ATGCCAACAATGGCTGCACCATTATCGCCTGTTGCTGGTGGGTGTTGGATTTATAAAATCGTGCTTTCTGTTGCTTTAACTGTGTTGGTACTCCTTGTTTTTGCTGCATTGGTCGTTATTATCCGGTGGAGATTGCGTAAATCAAGGATCAATAGAAGGTGTCAAAAAGCGTCTGGAATGATTACTATTGGAAGAGCAAGAGATCGGCGCAATCCAGTTGGAGAAATTAAA GTTACATCTGGAATGCTTAACAACAACAATCGACCGACACTAAACGCTATTCATGAAACGAATTCGTGTCCCGTGGTTATTCCAACCATTAACGTCATTGCCAACGATGACAAAACAGAGTCGATGACATCACAGGATATGACGTATGCCCATATACGCCGTAGTAAAGCGAGGGGTCAAAGTCGTTTAGCTTCTCCACTTTCGAGAGCATCAAAACCTTCGGGAGAATACGCAGACTTAATAGACACATTAGACCAAG AATCTATTTCTTCCAAACCAAAACCAAGTCCCGCTCTTGGTGCGAGTACACCTGTAGGGTTGGGGAATCCCGGGAAACGAAATCCCAACACTGAAGAGACTTACATAAGCCCAG TTCAATACAGAGTACCAAACCTCGTCGATTCTGCCGAAGTTTTTGACAACGATCGTGGATTTAGAAACCGACTCG CAAGCGCGTTCACCGCCATACCTCGTAGAATATCTTCAACATTCTCGGCCCTGGGTTCGAGTCTTCCCGTCGTCACTCCTTCAAATTCTCCTCGTCTCACGTCATCGGGAAATGACGCAATGTATCTTTCGTTTCATGACGGGTCAGGCTTGACACCTGGTAGTCGAACTGATggaaaacaataa
- the LOC100186634 gene encoding uncharacterized protein LOC100186634 isoform X2, with amino-acid sequence MPTMAAPLSPVAGGCWIYKIVLSVALTVLVLLVFAALVVIIRWRLRKSRINRRCQKASGMITIGRARDRRNPVGEIKVTSGMLNNNNRPTLNAIHETNSCPVVIPTINVIANDDKTESMTSQDMTYAHIRRSKARGQSRLASPLSRASKPSGEYADLIDTLDQESISSKPKPSPALGASTPVGLGNPGKRNPNTEETYISPVQYRVPNLVDSAEVFDNDRGFRNRLEYLQHSRPWVRVFPSSLLQILLVSRHREMTQCIFRFMTGQA; translated from the exons ATGCCAACAATGGCTGCACCATTATCGCCTGTTGCTGGTGGGTGTTGGATTTATAAAATCGTGCTTTCTGTTGCTTTAACTGTGTTGGTACTCCTTGTTTTTGCTGCATTGGTCGTTATTATCCGGTGGAGATTGCGTAAATCAAGGATCAATAGAAGGTGTCAAAAAGCGTCTGGAATGATTACTATTGGAAGAGCAAGAGATCGGCGCAATCCAGTTGGAGAAATTAAA GTTACATCTGGAATGCTTAACAACAACAATCGACCGACACTAAACGCTATTCATGAAACGAATTCGTGTCCCGTGGTTATTCCAACCATTAACGTCATTGCCAACGATGACAAAACAGAGTCGATGACATCACAGGATATGACGTATGCCCATATACGCCGTAGTAAAGCGAGGGGTCAAAGTCGTTTAGCTTCTCCACTTTCGAGAGCATCAAAACCTTCGGGAGAATACGCAGACTTAATAGACACATTAGACCAAG AATCTATTTCTTCCAAACCAAAACCAAGTCCCGCTCTTGGTGCGAGTACACCTGTAGGGTTGGGGAATCCCGGGAAACGAAATCCCAACACTGAAGAGACTTACATAAGCCCAG TTCAATACAGAGTACCAAACCTCGTCGATTCTGCCGAAGTTTTTGACAACGATCGTGGATTTAGAAACCGACTCG AATATCTTCAACATTCTCGGCCCTGGGTTCGAGTCTTCCCGTCGTCACTCCTTCAAATTCTCCTCGTCTCACGTCATCGGGAAATGACGCAATGTATCTTTCGTTTCATGACGGGTCAGGCTTGA
- the LOC100175565 gene encoding uncharacterized protein LOC100175565, giving the protein MEISGDKEVLFSGWSSLPYDVTDATTFVLNISTSHTCAQWTKQRIFIELYLGLALLANIFACYVIATTVRRRATTFVTSCIVIVNICTTAMTIHLLFFPFVFTASLPKTQVPNKFNLQPIVEDDFGCCYQTGGTSCRISGLLLGLFIYLPLVTVTVATIERTIATFGWQMYQFRSHTVSGIMLTLFISTTFAVILSFTLPALGIGTHYVYKEFFKVCWISHTIQTSTIKGLVYLTAGIGTLLICIMLVTTFLMFRAQIAPKFRYEEGRGSHCSLLFGEFMIVKSKTWLTYSILFISIAVVTIVIYLPLTVGYLLRYSVFAGGTNQWFDVMTNVVLLIIPMAKPFLILIVHKPHRKRAAEIFRYCNAEQKSSRISPLKSSSVVSSPEPSFSRFENSIRNESFLVENYAGPLREPTRADAIRFGTGQNAVRRSNDQFSAMDRRETRSQWRDRNYRERYPVYREAPVHRVNPLYSYNQECETRLKEPKVSDRFRNHPNEHKTRPKDPYQQAPDRQQRLQNDLSLTRILLRHAQNFKLSPRQPRNTRVKAHRKRYDSNLPVVRQRISDRRNVTFSTHAEDRYSDSASTPVSKVKRSQSNRNPTEPSYSDHTSDRPNFRDKQRVWRLDRDEFSQRSEQNRGLYSVPYYLPEVTDTPTGDVPTDESGTSPPTYYDKTRPLPRDDRRKYHFTEDRGMRFPRS; this is encoded by the exons ATGGAAATAAGCGGCGATAAGGAGGTTTTATTCAGTGGATGGTCATCACTtccatatgacgtcacagatgcAACTACTTTTGTACTAAACATAAGTACAAGCCACACATGTGCTCAG TGGACCAAACAACGTATTTTCATTGAATTATATCTTGGCCTAGCATTGTTGGCAAACATATttgcttgttacgtcatagctaCCACTGTGAGAAGAAGGGCAACTacatttgttacgtcatgcATCGTAATAGTGAACATATGTACTACAGCAAtg ACAATCCACTTGCTGTTCTTCCCTTTCGTTTTTACAGCATCACTTCCGAAAACTCAAGTtccaaacaaatttaatcTTCAACCT ATCGTTGAAGATGATTTTGGATGTTGTTATCAAACTGGAGGAACATCGTGTCGCATCTCTGGTTTGCTACTGGGACTTTTTATCTATCTTCCTCTTGTTACAGTTACTGTGGCAACCATAGAGAGAACAATTGCGACGTTTGGTTGGCAGATGTATCAGTTTAg ATCTCACACTGTGTCTGGCATCATGCTTACCCTCTTTATAAGCACAACTTTTGCCGTCATCCTCTCATTCACGTTACCAGCGCTTGGTATTGGAACACATTATGTTTACAAGGAGTTCTTCAAAGTTTGTTGGATATCACACACGATACAGACGTCCACCATCAAAGGCTTGGTTTACTTA ACAGCTGGCATTGGTACATTGCTCATATGCATTATGCTGGTGACGACATTTCTTATGTTTCGGGCGCAAATTGCTCCGAAGTTCAGGTACGAGGAGGGTCGTGGTAGTCACTGCTCCTTGTTATTCGGTGAATTCATGATCGTAAAGTCAAAAACGTGGTTGACTTACAGCATACTTTTCATTTCAATTGCTGTGGTTACGATCGTCATCTATTTGCCACTTACA GTGGGATACCTGTTGAGATACAGTGTGTTTGCCGGTGGTACAAATCAATGGTTTGATGTCATGACGAACGTGGTGCTGTTGATTATTCCTATGGCGAAACCGTTTCTTATTTTAATCGTTCATAAACCCCACCGTAAGAGGGCGGCAGAGATTTTTCGATATTGCAATGCAGAACAGAAGAGCAGCAG AATCTCTCCGCTTAAAAGTTCCAGTGTTGTAAGTAGCCCAGAACCAAGTTTCTCAAGGTTCGAAAACTCTATAAGAAACGAAAGCTTTCTTGTTGAAAACTACGCGGGACCGCTCAGAGAACCAACTCGTGCTGACGCAATTCGTTTCGGGACTGGGCAGAATGCTGTGCGGAGATCCAATGATCAATTTTCCGCCATGGACCGTAGGGAAACCCGATCTCAGTGGCGAGACCGGAACTATCGCGAAAGATACCCAGTGTATCGAGAGGCACCTGTTCATCGGGTTAACCCGCTGTATAGTTATAACCAAGAATGCGAAACTAGACTTAAAGAGCCGAAGGTTTCCGATCGTTTCCGAAATCATCCAAACGAGCATAAAACTCGACCGAAAGACCCATACCAACAAGCCCCGGATAGACAACAGCGGTTACAAAACGATCTTTCTCTTACAAGAATACTGTTACGCCACGcacaaaactttaaactttcaCCAAGACAGCCACGGAATACACGCGTCAAAGCGCACCGAAAGCGATATGATTCAAATCTCCCAGTGGTTCGACAGCGCATATCAGACCGAAGAAACGTCACTTTTTCAACTCATGCTGAAGACCGATACAGCGACTCTGCTTCTACCCCAGTGTCCAAAGTGAAGCGAAGTCAATCTAACAGAAACCCAACAGAGCCATCGTATTCAGACCACACATCCGATCGCCCGAACTTTCGAGACAAACAGCGTGTATGGAGATTGGATCGCGACGAATTTTCGCAGAGATCAGAACAAAACAGAGGACTTTACTCCGTACCTTACTATCTCCCCGAAGTAACTGACACGCCAACAG GCGATGTACCCACTGATGAGAGCGGTACGTCACCACCAACGTATTATGACAAAACAAGACCGTTGCCACGTGACGACCGACGAAAATATCACTTCACAGAAGATCGCGGGATGAGGTTTCCAAGAAGTTAA